The Medicago truncatula cultivar Jemalong A17 chromosome 4, MtrunA17r5.0-ANR, whole genome shotgun sequence genome includes a region encoding these proteins:
- the LOC11438630 gene encoding two-component response regulator ARR12, translating to MAVENPLEVENVFREDFPVGMRVLAVDDDQTCLKLLEKFLLMCKYNVTTTTKPVEALELLREKRDMFDLVISDVSMPEMDGFKLLEQVGLEIDLPFIMLSGNDDRERVMKGVMKGACDYLVKPIRLEELKNIWQHVVRKKIESKDRNKVWDDELHKKFVSIVSQLGLDKAYPKKICDLMNVEGLTRENVASHLQKYKLSLKRPSKQARVDAALDPHLQKNSVAGYGDFCTLPGSRRILSSTLPTYASSNMFCRLNAPSGLNLRGMSSSALVPPLQSQNIPSYKQPLFFASESSSALKGVRTSVEINQFQQNIYPPGNMKLSPIDDSSAFTDSSGFQDIRANVNNANSFLSCISSNHLQTHNSRAFINHPSVGGPAMEQKSFNPATSGSYNFASNPSPLSEDFNNDQISHNSLKFASLSSQFKKNPDDFSSIRVIDVPLEETMQCQDGLLGSVVTASCYTHQQNVGSSFNNTLDSSNADTSSMVHSVPQTISPLITQMPVVEKFYSDERTMESNGDCFFEQLLDVDGFVQNSSLPWMTQ from the exons ATGGCTGTGGAGAATCCTTTGGAGGTTGAAAATGTCTTCAGAGAAGATTTTCCGGTGGGTATGCGTGTTCTGGCTGTTGATGACGATCAAACTTGTCTCAAACTGTTGGAGAAGTTTCTTCTTATGTGCAAGTATAATG TTACTACAACTACGAAACCTGTGGAAGCGCTAGAATTGTTGAGGGAAAAAAGAGATATGTTTGACCTTGTAATTAGTGATGTAAGCATGCCAGAAATGGATGGATTCAAGCTCCTTGAGCAAGTTGGACTTGAAATAGACCTACCCTTCATCA TGTTGTCAGGAAATGATGATAGAGAGAGGGTGATGAAAGGTGTGATGAAAGGCGCTTGCGACTATCTAGTGAAACCAATCCGATTGGAAGAGCTTAAGAACATATGGCAACATGTAGTGAGAAAGAAGATTGAAAGCAAGGATCGGAATAAAG TTTGGGATGATGAACtgcataaaaaatttgtatctATAGTTAGTCAACTCGGCCTTGATA AGGCTTATCCTAAGAAGatatgtgacttgatgaatgtTGAAGGGCTTACAAGGGAAAATGTAGCTAGCCATTTGCAG AAATACAAACTTAGTCTCAAAAGACCATCTAAACAGGCTAGAGTAGATGCTGCATTAGATCCTCACCTACAAAAGAATTCAGTAGCTGGATATGGAGATTTTTGTACCTTACCTGGATCAAGAAGAATCTTAAGCAGCACATTGCCAACATATGCATCTAGTAACATGTTTTGTCGGTTGAACGCACCATCTGGCTTGAACTTGAGAGGAATGAGTTCTTCTGCACTAGTCCCTCCACTTCAGTCTCAAAACATTCCCAGTTACAAGCAGCCATTGTTTTTTGCAAGTGAAAGCTCGAGTGCTTTAAAGGGTGTTCGAACGTCAGTGGAAATTAACCAATTTCAGCAGAACATTTACCCACCTGGTAACATGAAATTAAGTCCAATTGATGATTCAAGTGCATTTACAGATTCTTCTGGCTTCCAAGACATCAGAGCTAATGTTAATAATGCAAATAGTTTTCTTTCTTGCATCTCAAGCAATCACCTACAAACACATAATTCAAGAGCATTCATAAATCACCCATCTGTTGGAGGTCCTGCTATGGAACAAAAATCTTTTAACCCTGCTACAAGTGGTTCCTATAACTTTGCTTCCAATCCTTCTCCATTGAGTGAGGATTTTAATAATGATCAAATATCTCACAATAGCTTAAAGTTTGCCTCACTCAGTTCTCAATTTAAGAAAAATCCAGATGATTTTTCTTCGATACGCGTCATTGATGTTCCTTTAGAGGAAACGATGCAATGTCAAGATGGATTACTTGGGAGTGTTGTAACGGCTTCATGTTACACGCATCAGCAAAATGTGGGTTCTTCCTTCAACAATACCTTGGATTCTTCTAATGCAGACACAAGTTCCATGGTCCATAGTGTACCCCAAACTATTAGTCCATTAATCACTCAGATGCCTGTAGTTGAAAAATTCTATTCAGACGAAAGAACTATGGAATCAAATGGTGATTGCTTTTTTGAGCAATTGCTTGATGTAGATGGATTCGTTCAGAATAGTTCTTTGCCTTGGATGACACAATAA
- the LOC11437879 gene encoding two-component response regulator ORR24 — protein MNVEGLTRENVASHLQKYRLSLKRPSKQAKVDAALDPLQQKGSVRGYGDFCTLPGSRRILSSTLPTYASSGMFCRLNAPSSLNFRRMSPSAPVPPLQSQNILSFKQPMFSASESLSFSQGVRTSAEINQFQRNIYPLGNKNLNPIDYTSAFTVSSGFQDIRDTVNNANSSLSCISSNNLSTHNSGAFVNHSSVGGAYVEPKSFNPATYGSSNFASNPSPLSEDFNNDQISGNSLNFASPSSHFRKSPVDFSSTLAVPSEEAMQCQDGLLGNVVKASCYTTQQQNVSSSFNNTLDSLASYNEDTSSMVQSVPQTNSQLMTQMPQVEKFYSDARVTEPRGDCFFEQLLALDGLIENSCVSLDDTISEAVKQQSPSD, from the exons ATGAATGTTGAAGGGCTTACAAGGGAAAATGTAGCTAGCCATTTGCAG AAATACAGACTTAGTCTCAAACGACCGTCTAAACAGGCTAAAGTAGATGCTGCACTAGATCCTCTCCAGCAAAAGGGTTCAGTACGTGGATATGGAGATTTTTGCACCTTACCTGGATCAAGAAGAATCTTAAGTAGCACACTGCCAACATATGCATCTAGTGGCATGTTTTGTCGGCTGAACGCACCATCTAGTTTGAACTTTAGACGAATGAGTCCTTCTGCACCAGTCCCACCACTTCAGTCTCAAAACATTCTCAGTTTCAAGCAGCCGATGTTTTCTGCAAGTGAAAGCTTGAGTTTTTCCCAGGGTGTTCGAACATCGGCGGAAATTAACCAGTTTCAGCGGAACATTTATCCGCTTGGTAACAAGAATTTAAATCCAATTGATTATACAAGTGCTTTTACAGTTTCTTCTGGCTTCCAAGACATCAGAGATACTGTTAATAATGCAAATAGTTCTCTTTCTTGCATCTCAAGCAATAACCTATCAACACATAATTCAGGAGCATTTGTAAATCACTCTTCTGTTGGAGGGGCTTACGTGGAACCAAAATCTTTTAATCCTGCTACATATGGTTCATCTAACTTTGCTTCCAATCCTTCTCCATTGAGTGAGGATTTTAACAATGATCAAATTTCTGGCAATAGCTTAAATTTTGCCTCTCCCAGTTCTCACTTTAGGAAAAGTCCAGTTGATTTTTCTTCGACACTTGCTGTTCCTTCGGAGGAAGCGATGCAATGTCAAGATGGCTTACTTGGGAATGTTGTAAAGGCTTCATGTTACACGACGCAGCAGCAAAATGTCAGCTCTTCCTTCAACAATACCTTGGACTCTCTTGCTTCTTATAATGAAGACACTAGTTCCATGGTACAAAGTGTACCCCAAACAAATAGTCAATTAATGACTCAGATGCCTCAAGTTGAGAAATTTTATTCAGATGCAAGAGTGACGGAACCACGTGGTGATTGCTTTTTTGAGCAACTGCTAGCTCTAGACGGATTGATTGAGAATAGTTGTGTGTCTTTGGATGACACAATAAGTGAAGCGGTTAAACAG CAGAGTCCATCTGATTAA
- the LOC120579998 gene encoding two-component response regulator ARR12-like: protein MMAVEDRLVGEDVTEEGFPVGMRVLAVDDDQTSLKVLEKHLLTCKYNVTTTTKSVEALELLREKRSMFDLIISDVNMPEMDGFKLLEQVGLEMDLPFIMLSGHDDRERVMKGVMKGACDYLVKPIRLEELKNIWQHVVRKKIESKDQNQGIISDGVSGQDTSSENIPKKNKTHGRKRKEQSEEEEADTDEENDEEHSTRKKPRFVWDNELHKKFVSIVNLLGLDSEFI, encoded by the exons ATGATGGCTGTGGAGGATCGTTTGGTGGGTGAAGATGTTACAGAAGAAGGTTTTCCAGTTGGTATGCGTGTTCTGGCTGTTGATGATGATCAGACTAGTCTCAAAGTGCTGGAGAAGCATCTTCTCACATGCAAGTATAATG TTACTACAACTACGAAGTCAGTGGAAGCGCTTGAATTGTTGAGGGAAAAGAGAAGCATGTTTGATCTTATAATTAGTGATGTAAACATGCCAGAAATGGATGGTTTCAAGCTCCTTGAGCAAGTTGGACTTGAGATGGACCTGCCTTTCATTA TGTTGTCAGGACATGATGATAGAGAAAGGGTGATGAAAGGTGTGATGAAAGGCGCTTGCGACTATCTAGTCAAACCGATCCGATTGGAGGAGCTTAAGAACATATGGCAACATGTAGTGAGAAAAAAGATTGAAAGCAAGGATCAAAATCAAGGTATCATTAGTGATGGGGTATCTGGTCAAGACACCTCATCTGAAAATATTCCTAAGAAGAATAAAACGCATGGACgaaaaagaaaggaacaaaGTGAGGAGGAAGAAGCAGATACTGATGAAGAGAATGACGAGGAACACTCAACTCGGAAGAAGCCGCGTTTTGTTTGGGATAACGAGttgcataaaaaatttgtttctatAGTTAATCTGCTTGGCCTTGACAGTGAGTTTATatga